The Dama dama isolate Ldn47 chromosome 3, ASM3311817v1, whole genome shotgun sequence genome has a segment encoding these proteins:
- the UBE2N gene encoding ubiquitin-conjugating enzyme E2 N, translating into MAGLPRRIIKETQRLLAEPVPGIKAEPDESNARYFHVVIAGPQDSPFEGGTFKLELFLPEEYPMAAPKVRFMTKIYHPNVDKLGRICLDILKDKWSPALQIRTVLLSIQALLSAPNPDDPLANDVAEQWKTNEAQAIETARAWTRLYAMNNI; encoded by the exons GAAACCCAGCGTTTGCTGGCAGAACCAGTTCCTGGCATTAAAGCAGAACCAGATGAGAGCAACGCCCGTTATTTTCATGTGGTCATTGCCGGCCCTCAGGATTCCCCCTTTGAGGGAGGGACTTTTAAACTTGAACTATTCCTTCCAGAAGAATACCCAATGGCAGCCCCTAAAGTACGTTTCATGACCAAAATTTATCATCCTAATGTAGACAAGTTGGGAAGAATATGTTTAGATATTTTGAAAG ATAAGTGGTCCCCAGCACTGCAGATCCGCACAGTTCTGCTATCCATCCAGGCTTTGTTAAGTGCTCCCAATCCAGATGATCCATTAGCAAATGATGTAGCGGAGCAATGGAAGACCAATGAAGCCCAAGCCATAGAAACAG CTAGAGCATGGACTAGGCTATATGCCATGAATAATATTTAA